In a single window of the Anabas testudineus chromosome 17, fAnaTes1.2, whole genome shotgun sequence genome:
- the LOC113171991 gene encoding growth/differentiation factor 8 — translation MSCSTLKPGLPGRLTMLRSGTVHQLISCTLLLLVPLSSLGESRPHVAQDSTADASRMDSQKVLLLEAVKTGILSSLGLDREPRPAGKVSEQELRKMYQLYQEKLVEMRGNSSQTFRETWESTVLFPATVRPLKVLQRGEHPGSARWLQWHRAVFQKNTNIQTELTLARAELKISRQILNKEVRREVKVKINGVKPMNSTSTVNVSNTEDAIWDISPEVQKWMRSDAQSLVVDVGMVVTDRDALKPNPTISLDTGFTPPKPPLRTRRSNKEDECDERGWCCRKSVTVSFKDIGWTDWVVAPAEYTMHFCDGTCPHNYKPASMHTQVKSRLHQITKGETPRPCCVPAAYEPMVLMHYDSRGKLKLTTFTDFIVSRCYCA, via the exons ATGAGCTGCAGCACTCTCAAACCAGGCCTACCTGGCAGACTCACCATGCTCAGATCAGGCACAGTGCATCAGCTCATCTCCTGCACTCTGTTGCTGCTCGTGCCCCTCTCCAGTTTAGGGGAGAGCCGGCCTCATGTGGCCCAAGATAGCACAGCCGATGCAAGCAGGATGGACAGTCAGAAGGTACTTCTTCTGGAGGCAGTGAAGACGGGGATCCTCAGCTCACTGGGTTTGGACAGAGAGCCCAGGCCAGCCGGAAAGGTCTCGGAGCAAGAGTTGAGGAAGATGTATCAGCTGTACCAAGAAAAACTGGTGGAGATGAGAGGAAACTCCAGCCAGACCTTCAGAGAAACCTGGGAATCTACTGTTCTCTTTCCAGCTACAG tgagACCGCTCAAAGTGCTTCAGAGGGGAGAACATCCAGGGTCAGCTCGATGGTTGCAGTGGCACAGAGCTGTTTTccagaaaaacaccaacatccAGACTGAACTGACTCTAGCTCGCGCCGAACTGAAGATTTCCAGGCAGATCTTAAATAAAGAGGTGAGACGAGaggttaaagttaaaatcaACGGGGTGAAGCCGATGAACTCTACCTCCACAGTCAATGTCTCAAACACTGAAGACGCGATTTGGGACATCAGCCCTGAGGTGCAGAAGTGGATGAGAAGTGATGCTCAGTCACTGGTTGTGGATGTAGGGATGGTTGTGACTGACAGAGATGCCCTCAAGCCAAATCCCACCATTTCTCTGGACACAGGCTTCACACCTCCCAAACCTCCGCTGAGGACACGCCGCTCCAACAAGGAGGACGAATGCGATGAACGAGGATGGTGCTGCCGGAAGTCCGTCACTGTGTCCTTCAAAGACATCGGCTGGACAGACTGGGTGGTGGCCCCGGCCGAATACACAATGCATTTCTGTGATGGAACCTGCCCCCACAACTACAAGCCGGCTAGCATGCACACGCAGGTGAAGTCTCGGTTGCACCAGATCACTAAAGGGGAAACGCCTCGGCCCTGCTGTGTGCCAGCGGCCTATGAACCCATGGTCCTCATGCACTACGACAGCAGGGGAAAGCTGAAGCTGACCACTTTCACTGACTTCATTGTCAGTAGATGTTACTGTGCCTGA